The DNA sequence GGAGCCGTCAACATCGGCATCGGCCATTATTATAACCTTATGATAGCGTAATTTTTCTATATTAAAATCCTTGCCTATACCTGTGCCGAGGGTCGCAATAATGGGCTGAAGCTTTTCATTGTTTACAACCTTGTCGAGGCGGGTTTTTTCGACGTTGAGCATTTTTCCCCAGAGGGGCAGGATGGCTTGCGTCTTACTGTCCCTTCCTTTTTTTGCAGAGCCGCCTGCAGAGTCTCCCTCAACTATGTAAACTTCGCAAGACTCAGGGTCTTTTAAAGAACAGTCTGCAAGTTTTCCGGGAAGACCGAAACTGTCCAAACCGCTTTTTCTTCTGGTAGCTTCCTTTGCTCTTCTGGCGGCAATTCGGGCGGCGGCCTCGGCGACACATTTTTCTAAAACCTTTTCCACCTCGCTCGGGTTTTGTTCAAAAAATAAGGTAAGCTTTTCGTTTACAAATGAGTCAACGATACCCCGAACATCGCTGTTGCCCAGCTTTGTTTTTGTTTGTCCTTCAAACTGAGGTTCGGGAACCTTAACTGAAACGATGGCGGTAAGACCTGCGCGGACATCTTCTCCCGTAAGCTTTTCTTCCTTATCCATCTTTTTTACAAGTTTAGGATATTTCTTTAAGAATTCGTTCATTACACGGGTCAAGGCTGTCTTAAAACCTTCAAGGTGAGAGCCCCCTTCGCGGGTGTTTATATCGTTTACAAACGAAAGGAGGTTTTCGTTATAGCCGTCATTGTACTGAATGGCAACCTCACAGATAATATCGTTTTTTTCTCCTTCGATAAAAACAGGGCTTTTCGGAAAAACTTGTTTTGATTCGTTCAAATAAGAAACAAACTGCGATATTCCGCCCTCAAAGGCGAAGGTAACCTCTTTTGGAGTAGAAAGGCGCTCATCCCGCATCGTAATGGAAATTCGGCTGTTTAAGAAGGCCAACTCCCTTAAACGGGTTGAAAGCACTTCAAAATTGTACACGGTAGTTTCGGTAAAGATAGAAGAATCTACTGCCCACCTGATAACAGTACCGCTTTTTTCGGTTTCGCCTATTTTTTTTACGGGTTCAAGAATGGAGCCTTTTTCAAACTTTGCATAATGCTCAAAGCCGTCCTTGTAGACCTTGGCTTCCATCCAAACGGAAAGAGCGTTTACTACCGAAACACCTACACCGTGCAAACCGCCAGAAACCTTGTAAGAACCCTTGTCGAATTTACCGCCGGCATGAAGGCGGGTTAAAACAAGCTCCAAGGCACTTATTTTTTCGGTAGGGTGAATATCTACCGGGATTCCTCGGCCATTGTCTTCTACACGGACAATATCGTTCGGCTCAAGCACCACCAAAATTTTATCGCAAAAACCGGCCATAGCCTCGTCTATACAGTTATCTACAACCTCATAAACAAGATGATGAAGACCGTCCGGCCCCGTTGAACCTATATACATACCCGGTC is a window from the Treponema denticola genome containing:
- the gyrB gene encoding DNA topoisomerase (ATP-hydrolyzing) subunit B codes for the protein MTKSNYSADNITVLKGLEAVRKRPGMYIGSTGPDGLHHLVYEVVDNCIDEAMAGFCDKILVVLEPNDIVRVEDNGRGIPVDIHPTEKISALELVLTRLHAGGKFDKGSYKVSGGLHGVGVSVVNALSVWMEAKVYKDGFEHYAKFEKGSILEPVKKIGETEKSGTVIRWAVDSSIFTETTVYNFEVLSTRLRELAFLNSRISITMRDERLSTPKEVTFAFEGGISQFVSYLNESKQVFPKSPVFIEGEKNDIICEVAIQYNDGYNENLLSFVNDINTREGGSHLEGFKTALTRVMNEFLKKYPKLVKKMDKEEKLTGEDVRAGLTAIVSVKVPEPQFEGQTKTKLGNSDVRGIVDSFVNEKLTLFFEQNPSEVEKVLEKCVAEAAARIAARRAKEATRRKSGLDSFGLPGKLADCSLKDPESCEVYIVEGDSAGGSAKKGRDSKTQAILPLWGKMLNVEKTRLDKVVNNEKLQPIIATLGTGIGKDFNIEKLRYHKVIIMADADVDGSHIRTLLLTFFFRYMPQVIERGYVYIAMPPLYKISHNKKEWYVYNDDERDSVLDQIGRGNNAAVQRYKGLGEMDGTQLWETTMDPARRKMMRVTLPDAVEADRIFSTLMGEEVEPRRKFIEENAVYANLDV